The following are encoded together in the Novipirellula artificiosorum genome:
- a CDS encoding sensor histidine kinase, with protein MSPQLSDSQTPDAQAEIQYLRAELRKMQSLATLGELMGTATHEFNNVLMTVLNYAKLGIRNRDDATRDKALSKILQATERAAKITGTILAQARNRSESFEPTDLKSIIEDSLVLLEREMRKYRIHVETELGAEVPAAMANGNQIQRVLLNLLINARQAMSEGGTILIKLTRSADEGWVELTVRDSGSGIPKDQLPQIFDSFYTTKSGPDESGKGGTGLGLAACKEVIDSHKGRIRVESTLGRGTAFIIRLPIADQQQAAA; from the coding sequence ATGTCACCGCAACTGTCCGATTCGCAAACTCCCGACGCGCAAGCCGAAATCCAGTACTTGCGTGCCGAACTTCGCAAAATGCAATCACTCGCCACACTTGGCGAATTGATGGGGACTGCGACACACGAGTTCAACAACGTGTTGATGACGGTTTTGAATTACGCCAAATTGGGGATTCGCAACCGTGACGACGCAACACGGGACAAGGCATTGAGCAAGATTTTGCAGGCGACCGAACGGGCTGCCAAGATCACCGGTACCATCTTGGCGCAAGCACGCAACCGCAGCGAGTCGTTTGAACCGACGGATCTGAAATCGATCATCGAGGATTCGCTTGTCCTACTCGAGCGAGAAATGCGCAAGTATCGCATTCATGTGGAAACGGAATTGGGGGCGGAAGTGCCAGCGGCGATGGCCAACGGAAATCAAATTCAACGGGTCCTGCTGAACCTGTTGATCAACGCTCGGCAAGCGATGTCCGAGGGTGGGACGATTTTGATCAAACTGACGCGTTCTGCTGACGAGGGTTGGGTGGAGTTGACGGTTCGCGACTCGGGAAGTGGCATCCCCAAAGACCAGTTGCCCCAGATCTTCGATTCGTTCTACACCACCAAATCAGGTCCCGACGAGTCGGGTAAAGGGGGCACCGGGTTGGGATTGGCGGCTTGTAAAGAAGTCATTGATTCCCACAAAGGACGGATTCGAGTCGAAAGCACTCTCGGACGCGGTACGGCGTTCATCATCCGTTTGCCCATCGCCGACCAGCAGCAAGCCGCCGCTTAG
- a CDS encoding type II secretion system F family protein, with amino-acid sequence MFSRRMKLSAAQGFCYRFGTGIKAGADLLALLKSEAGYGSDRQRSAMLALREGAKSGELLSKSMERQKPFFPPLMIAMTRVGEATGRLERTLLSLGELYQHRIQLRRKFLTSIAWPGIQLFLGLMVLSLLIWLLGAITPPTGGKMFDVLGFGLYGTSGVLVLWGYVSLFATLFGGLIWAYFRNLGGVQNVVPILYMIPMIGPAIQTITLSQFCWTLSLALDAGLDPIRSIELALDSTDSDYYRNRAKDAKQAIEAGASLAGALKATDLFPEEFLTRVEISEISGTDAESIDMLATEYDGKAKTAVGTISAIATGLIWLFVAGLLIFLILRMAMNIFGGYAEAIEPI; translated from the coding sequence GTGTTTTCTCGCCGAATGAAGCTATCTGCCGCCCAAGGTTTCTGCTACCGCTTCGGAACGGGGATCAAGGCAGGTGCGGACCTGTTGGCATTGCTGAAAAGCGAAGCCGGCTATGGCAGCGACCGCCAACGCAGCGCCATGTTGGCCCTTCGTGAAGGAGCCAAGTCAGGTGAACTGCTGAGCAAATCGATGGAGCGGCAGAAACCGTTCTTTCCGCCGCTGATGATTGCGATGACCCGTGTGGGCGAGGCGACCGGGCGATTGGAGCGGACGCTGTTGTCACTGGGCGAGCTTTACCAGCATCGCATTCAGCTTCGCCGAAAATTCCTCACCTCGATCGCGTGGCCGGGGATTCAACTGTTCCTTGGGCTGATGGTCCTCTCGCTGCTGATCTGGTTGCTCGGAGCAATCACGCCGCCAACCGGTGGCAAGATGTTCGACGTGCTCGGGTTTGGACTCTACGGCACATCGGGCGTTCTAGTACTGTGGGGCTACGTGTCCCTCTTTGCCACGCTCTTTGGCGGGCTGATCTGGGCCTATTTCCGAAATCTCGGCGGCGTGCAAAACGTCGTGCCGATTTTGTACATGATCCCCATGATCGGACCGGCGATCCAAACGATTACGTTGTCTCAGTTTTGCTGGACCCTCTCGCTTGCCCTCGACGCCGGACTCGACCCCATTCGCTCGATCGAGTTGGCGCTCGATAGCACCGACAGCGACTACTACCGAAACCGTGCCAAAGATGCGAAACAGGCGATCGAAGCGGGTGCGTCGCTCGCCGGTGCTTTGAAGGCAACCGATCTGTTTCCCGAAGAGTTTCTGACAAGGGTTGAAATTTCGGAAATTTCTGGGACCGATGCCGAATCGATCGACATGCTCGCAACCGAGTATGACGGCAAAGCGAAAACCGCTGTCGGCACGATCTCGGCCATCGCAACCGGATTGATCTGGCTGTTCGTCGCAGGGCTGCTCATCTTTTTGATCCTCCGCATGGCCATGAATATCTTTGGCGGGTATGCCGAGGCTATCGAGCCGATCTAA
- a CDS encoding HlyD family efflux transporter periplasmic adaptor subunit — translation MNSATLDQPFLFSPNRVSPSPISGGADTASVAAAPDSLVDQTRREIAEIVREVALAVRSDRSRGQFLSMLVDRILRAMSAEGVVVWQVEAADPWSLSAAQRIGQITDRSIASPSQPTHDQMLCEVIAGGQPVVVPPTPGASDTDRPANPTRVAAAVVPIHSDPLSPHASYVLEVFLEPDCGLTTQRGYLRFVAQMADLAGEFLRNDQLRRMQHKQQIAKQIDTLIASLHLAKNRLQIEAVAVDAVADLFGFDRVGLCHVRGGNGKVVAVSHASTIDRHAAAAKQIEAIVENEYQPNCCCWLEPDESSDVMLQPRVVVSSEEPDTVSLVGLSLADSPTDCQDLGDELQRIVDHAAIAIRHARAIEAIPGGRWIVSLSSQACRPRASRWVGFLAMVAVMTLLFVVAFFPVPMMVSSPATLRPADVQRLFASRAAVVDTIHVAHGDSVRQGQPLMTMRDPALREQITSLLGRRAVLAQKQSAFTAELVDTASHRIDRSEQLQGERSLLAEEMYTLDEQLALLEQVEASLVLRAGRDGIVDAWQLERRLLGKPVERGERLLEVIARETDWLVDARVPLSKMNSIRSASQAGSLRAAVLMDNTDANSVPASLEAVGPTLQHSTDGADSKAVVLRLDHEGISRLTTRLSAAEMPSKGPVSGAPVRVLFRCDTAPLVSVLFHDAIESLRNHASLYLSINSSSSADVP, via the coding sequence GTGAATTCGGCCACTCTCGACCAACCGTTTCTTTTTTCCCCAAACCGTGTCTCGCCATCACCGATATCGGGTGGCGCCGACACTGCGTCGGTCGCCGCTGCGCCCGATTCGCTGGTCGATCAGACGCGACGAGAGATTGCCGAGATTGTCCGCGAAGTGGCCTTGGCCGTGCGAAGCGATCGGTCGCGTGGTCAGTTCTTGAGCATGTTGGTCGACCGGATCCTACGAGCGATGTCGGCCGAAGGCGTCGTGGTTTGGCAAGTGGAGGCAGCGGATCCCTGGTCGCTATCGGCAGCCCAGCGGATCGGCCAAATCACCGATCGATCCATCGCGTCACCCTCGCAGCCGACGCATGATCAAATGCTCTGCGAAGTGATCGCCGGTGGCCAACCGGTGGTCGTTCCGCCAACGCCGGGAGCCAGCGATACCGATCGCCCGGCGAACCCGACCCGCGTGGCTGCGGCGGTGGTCCCAATCCACAGCGATCCGTTGTCACCGCATGCCTCCTACGTCCTCGAGGTTTTCTTGGAACCCGATTGTGGATTGACGACCCAACGAGGCTACTTGCGTTTTGTTGCTCAAATGGCGGACTTGGCTGGCGAGTTTCTACGCAACGACCAATTGCGCCGGATGCAGCACAAGCAACAAATTGCCAAACAAATCGACACACTCATCGCGTCCCTCCACCTTGCCAAGAATCGGTTGCAAATCGAAGCCGTCGCGGTGGATGCAGTCGCCGATCTGTTCGGATTCGATCGAGTCGGCCTGTGCCATGTTCGTGGTGGCAATGGCAAAGTGGTCGCGGTCAGCCACGCCAGTACGATTGATCGACATGCCGCGGCGGCGAAACAGATCGAAGCCATCGTGGAAAACGAATATCAACCGAACTGCTGCTGTTGGCTGGAACCCGACGAATCGTCGGATGTGATGCTTCAGCCACGCGTCGTGGTCAGTTCCGAGGAACCCGATACCGTATCCCTTGTTGGATTGAGTCTGGCGGATTCCCCCACCGATTGCCAAGACCTCGGCGACGAACTGCAACGCATCGTCGATCATGCTGCGATTGCAATTCGCCACGCACGAGCCATTGAAGCGATCCCAGGTGGCAGGTGGATCGTATCGTTGTCGAGCCAAGCCTGCCGGCCGCGAGCAAGCCGCTGGGTTGGATTCCTGGCGATGGTGGCCGTGATGACCTTGTTGTTTGTGGTCGCGTTCTTTCCCGTTCCAATGATGGTTTCATCGCCCGCGACACTCCGTCCTGCCGACGTCCAGCGGCTGTTCGCCTCTCGTGCTGCGGTGGTCGATACCATTCATGTTGCTCATGGGGATTCGGTACGCCAAGGGCAGCCCTTGATGACGATGCGCGATCCGGCCTTGCGAGAACAGATCACCTCACTGCTTGGCCGCCGAGCCGTCCTGGCACAAAAACAATCCGCATTCACTGCGGAGCTCGTCGACACCGCTTCGCACCGCATCGATCGAAGTGAACAACTGCAAGGCGAACGAAGCCTGCTCGCGGAAGAGATGTATACCCTTGACGAGCAACTGGCGCTATTGGAACAAGTGGAGGCGTCGTTAGTGCTGCGAGCGGGACGCGACGGAATCGTGGATGCATGGCAGCTCGAACGGCGATTGTTGGGCAAGCCCGTTGAGCGAGGCGAGCGGCTGCTGGAAGTGATCGCTCGCGAAACCGACTGGTTGGTCGACGCGCGTGTGCCGTTGTCCAAAATGAACAGCATCCGCTCCGCATCCCAGGCAGGATCGCTGAGAGCCGCCGTGCTGATGGACAACACCGATGCAAACAGCGTACCGGCGTCGCTGGAAGCCGTCGGGCCGACATTGCAACATTCGACCGATGGGGCCGATTCCAAAGCGGTCGTGTTGAGGCTTGATCACGAAGGGATCAGCCGATTGACGACGCGTTTGTCTGCTGCGGAAATGCCCAGCAAGGGTCCGGTTTCTGGGGCGCCCGTTCGTGTCTTGTTCCGCTGTGACACCGCACCGCTGGTCAGCGTCCTCTTTCACGACGCCATCGAGTCGCTGCGAAATCACGCCAGCCTTTACCTATCGATCAACTCCTCCTCATCGGCTGACGTTCCATGA
- a CDS encoding HlyD family secretion protein, whose translation MTQNRLSKPAFVRAIATGALFFIFTTGSATVEIAGSQEPRAIEVTECVVRFAEEVDVPALESGRVAEVVANLNEPIESMALIARLDDRSLKIRRHASSLRLEEARDEANDDLELRYAETALAVAEDELDSNLSTNRDVSGSVSMSHLRRLRLAVKHGELEVALAKKGRGEAHVELQLREADLAMLDDQLANLQITSPLSGTVIEVTRSAGEWIEKGHSLATVARIDRLHVHALVREDQLPPRTCKGLPVSVHWTDSSLGSERMLRGHVLSADPQVLPGARYRIHAEIVNQRDAADPTRWILVPGTTVRMKVELVKRNP comes from the coding sequence ATGACGCAGAATCGACTATCAAAACCCGCGTTCGTTCGCGCCATCGCGACAGGTGCTCTGTTTTTTATATTCACCACGGGGTCTGCAACCGTAGAGATCGCAGGCAGCCAAGAGCCACGAGCGATCGAAGTCACCGAGTGCGTGGTTCGATTTGCTGAGGAAGTCGACGTCCCGGCGCTCGAATCGGGGCGTGTTGCGGAGGTTGTTGCCAATCTGAATGAACCCATCGAATCCATGGCGTTAATCGCTCGGCTCGATGATCGCTCACTGAAAATCCGACGACATGCCTCTTCACTGAGACTCGAGGAGGCACGTGATGAAGCCAATGATGATCTTGAGCTTCGCTATGCGGAAACCGCCTTGGCGGTAGCGGAGGACGAACTCGATTCCAATCTATCGACCAACCGTGATGTCAGCGGATCCGTCTCGATGAGTCATCTGAGACGGTTGCGATTGGCAGTCAAACATGGCGAGTTGGAAGTTGCGTTGGCCAAGAAAGGACGTGGCGAAGCCCACGTGGAATTACAGCTGCGTGAAGCCGACTTGGCGATGCTGGACGATCAACTTGCAAACCTACAGATCACCAGTCCGTTGTCGGGGACCGTGATCGAAGTGACTCGTTCGGCGGGCGAATGGATTGAAAAGGGGCATTCTCTTGCGACGGTTGCGAGAATCGACCGGCTGCACGTTCACGCCTTGGTTCGAGAAGACCAATTGCCGCCACGAACCTGCAAAGGCTTGCCCGTCAGCGTTCATTGGACCGATTCGAGCTTGGGTTCCGAGCGGATGTTGCGGGGGCACGTTTTGTCAGCCGACCCCCAGGTCCTGCCCGGCGCCCGCTACCGCATCCACGCGGAAATCGTCAATCAACGCGACGCTGCGGATCCGACACGTTGGATCCTGGTCCCAGGCACCACCGTTCGAATGAAGGTCGAGCTTGTCAAACGCAACCCTTGA
- a CDS encoding peptide chain release factor family protein, whose translation MDKASAEMPAIAQRMNVTWVRCPHPATLPPDQLQEACELRTQRRSGPGGQHRNKTSSGVFLTHRATGTVAEATERRSQAQNRVVALERLRYALAVQQRTLSVFDQASESEEKVVRERYHQNLNRMNDRNTDKPALLALLLNDLHAAGGQPSLVAQRWECSTTAIVRLIRSVPAAFVLVNQIRAHHGRMPLK comes from the coding sequence ATGGACAAAGCTAGTGCCGAAATGCCAGCGATAGCGCAGCGGATGAATGTAACCTGGGTCCGTTGCCCGCATCCGGCCACGCTGCCGCCAGATCAGTTGCAAGAGGCGTGTGAGCTGCGGACCCAGCGGCGCAGCGGCCCCGGGGGCCAACATCGCAACAAGACCAGCAGCGGCGTCTTTCTGACGCATCGTGCCACGGGCACCGTTGCCGAAGCGACCGAGCGCCGCAGTCAGGCTCAAAATCGGGTCGTCGCCTTGGAACGACTGCGTTACGCGCTGGCTGTGCAGCAACGAACCCTTTCCGTCTTCGATCAGGCTTCCGAGTCCGAAGAGAAGGTTGTTCGTGAGCGTTACCACCAAAACCTCAACCGAATGAATGACCGCAACACCGATAAACCTGCCTTGCTCGCGCTGCTGCTGAATGATCTGCACGCCGCCGGCGGACAACCGAGTTTGGTGGCCCAGCGATGGGAGTGCAGCACCACGGCGATCGTCCGCCTGATCCGGAGCGTCCCGGCCGCATTTGTCCTCGTCAATCAAATCCGAGCCCATCACGGACGGATGCCGCTGAAATAG
- a CDS encoding DUF4013 domain-containing protein, whose amino-acid sequence MENPHSPTIALDPPRGDEQQWVVARIIDEEPIEAQLAELPSEPLGHQPPRSRVRRVGSWMVWFVKGSFSVLSLVVLLAVLTAIPLLQLIAFGYLLDVAGRLVNGARLSQSLPGLPQVGRMGLAATAILLASLPTQLLVHWGAVAEWIDPGSSQATMIRWLAISGCFAAMGYLMWAWVRGGRLHHYLWPQPIRLLKEGWRRRTWQAAADRLWEFTASLEVPRLFWLGLRGAVGTLIWLVPAMVLIAANRNGESEAAGVVGLVCIATLGVALMYLPMLQAHFAAENRLSALFEVRTIRRDFRRAPWAWFLAMVIGLVLMPIPLYLLKIEATPREVLWLPCLVFVAFILPARIAEGLALRRARRANEPQGIWPGISRWTVRLLMPAVVGVYLVFVQVSQYTSWDGLQTWIQQHAILVPVPFVGV is encoded by the coding sequence GTGGAAAATCCTCACAGCCCCACCATCGCTCTTGATCCACCGCGTGGCGATGAACAACAGTGGGTCGTCGCGCGAATCATTGACGAAGAGCCGATTGAGGCCCAGTTGGCCGAGCTGCCATCCGAACCCTTGGGTCATCAACCGCCACGATCTCGCGTCCGGCGTGTAGGCTCGTGGATGGTTTGGTTTGTCAAAGGCTCGTTTTCGGTGCTGTCCCTGGTGGTTTTGTTGGCCGTGTTGACCGCCATCCCGCTGCTGCAGCTGATCGCATTTGGCTACTTGCTTGACGTCGCAGGACGGCTCGTCAACGGCGCTCGTTTGTCGCAGTCGCTGCCCGGTTTGCCACAAGTCGGCCGAATGGGCCTGGCGGCGACCGCAATCTTGCTGGCCTCGTTGCCGACACAGCTTCTCGTTCATTGGGGGGCCGTCGCAGAATGGATCGACCCAGGATCCTCGCAAGCGACCATGATCCGTTGGCTGGCGATCAGCGGCTGCTTTGCCGCAATGGGCTATTTGATGTGGGCATGGGTACGCGGTGGACGACTCCATCATTACCTCTGGCCCCAACCGATTCGTTTGCTCAAAGAAGGGTGGCGGCGGCGAACATGGCAAGCGGCAGCGGATCGATTGTGGGAGTTCACCGCGTCGTTGGAAGTGCCAAGACTGTTTTGGCTCGGCCTACGTGGAGCCGTGGGCACCTTGATTTGGTTGGTCCCAGCGATGGTGTTGATCGCGGCGAATCGCAACGGGGAATCTGAGGCAGCGGGGGTGGTCGGCTTGGTCTGTATCGCGACCTTGGGGGTTGCCTTGATGTACTTGCCAATGTTGCAAGCACATTTTGCGGCTGAAAACCGGTTGTCAGCCCTGTTCGAAGTCCGCACGATTCGCCGCGATTTCCGCCGCGCGCCGTGGGCCTGGTTTTTGGCGATGGTGATTGGATTGGTGTTGATGCCGATCCCGCTCTATCTACTTAAGATCGAAGCCACACCGCGTGAGGTGCTCTGGCTGCCTTGTCTCGTCTTCGTCGCATTCATCTTGCCAGCACGGATCGCCGAAGGATTGGCGCTGCGACGAGCGCGGCGTGCGAACGAACCCCAAGGCATTTGGCCCGGAATTTCACGCTGGACCGTTCGCTTGTTGATGCCAGCCGTCGTCGGCGTCTATCTCGTCTTTGTCCAAGTTTCTCAGTACACCTCCTGGGATGGGCTGCAAACCTGGATCCAACAACATGCGATTTTGGTTCCCGTGCCGTTTGTGGGCGTTTGA
- a CDS encoding S41 family peptidase: MPPRNLNVIFLACCISFLCYVTHRRAKTAIMVGNAYDLINTYYVDPVDEKSLMIAAMDGMTSTLDQHSEYIPAGLYESFQNSISQEFAGIGIYVEQPKKNEPVRVITPLVGSPALRAGMLPGDQIIKIDGQDVSRMDLSEVSDRLKGPINTVVSVVVRRDDEEPIAMSIQRATIELESIIGDHRDEENAWVYRLSDDPTIAYVRLTSFGEKTVDELRSVLTGLDNDYRGLIVDVRGNSGGLLFAAIEISDMFLDRGRIVSTRIRGDRIEDESDATPGTLVDLDRPVAVLIDENSASASEILAAALQDNARAVVVGKRSYGKGTVQNIFPLQYGRSALRLTVARYYRPNGKNIHRPKAAASENSRLPTPHDGGVEEIPATDEATKEAIEELEWGVSPNEGMVVEIDDATRRALMQRWQEASYPSLRGNDESAADGDEIPNLIEIDPQLRRAVEAIEDASSGISAAQPSATAA; this comes from the coding sequence ATGCCGCCTCGTAACCTGAACGTCATCTTTCTCGCTTGCTGTATCTCGTTTTTATGCTACGTCACCCATCGCCGTGCCAAGACGGCGATCATGGTGGGGAATGCCTATGACTTGATCAACACTTACTACGTGGACCCCGTCGATGAAAAGTCGCTGATGATCGCTGCGATGGATGGGATGACATCGACGCTGGACCAACATAGCGAGTACATTCCGGCGGGCCTGTACGAGTCCTTCCAAAACAGCATCAGCCAGGAATTCGCTGGGATTGGGATCTATGTCGAACAACCCAAGAAAAACGAACCGGTACGAGTGATCACACCGTTGGTCGGCTCGCCGGCACTTCGTGCTGGCATGCTGCCTGGGGACCAGATCATCAAAATTGACGGGCAGGATGTGTCTCGGATGGACCTGTCGGAAGTCAGTGATCGGCTGAAGGGTCCCATCAATACGGTGGTCAGCGTCGTCGTCCGTCGAGACGACGAGGAACCGATCGCGATGTCGATTCAGCGAGCGACGATTGAGCTCGAATCGATCATCGGTGACCATCGCGATGAAGAAAACGCGTGGGTTTATCGCTTGAGTGATGACCCAACGATCGCGTATGTGCGGTTGACCAGTTTTGGTGAAAAGACGGTCGACGAACTGCGTTCGGTGTTGACAGGATTGGACAACGATTACCGCGGACTGATCGTCGACGTTCGTGGGAACAGCGGCGGTTTGCTTTTTGCCGCGATTGAAATCAGTGACATGTTTCTCGATCGAGGCCGAATCGTCTCGACGCGAATTCGGGGAGACCGCATCGAGGACGAATCCGATGCAACGCCCGGCACCTTGGTGGATCTTGATCGGCCGGTTGCCGTGCTGATTGACGAGAACTCGGCAAGCGCGAGCGAGATTTTGGCTGCTGCATTGCAAGACAATGCCCGAGCCGTGGTCGTGGGCAAGCGAAGCTATGGCAAAGGGACCGTTCAGAACATTTTCCCGCTGCAGTATGGCCGCAGCGCCTTGCGACTCACCGTGGCTCGGTATTATCGGCCCAATGGAAAGAACATCCATCGGCCTAAAGCCGCAGCGTCGGAAAACTCGCGTCTACCGACACCCCATGATGGCGGAGTGGAAGAGATTCCGGCAACCGACGAGGCAACGAAAGAGGCAATCGAGGAGCTCGAATGGGGCGTCAGCCCCAACGAAGGCATGGTGGTCGAGATCGACGATGCCACGCGTCGAGCATTGATGCAACGTTGGCAAGAGGCGTCCTACCCGAGCTTGCGTGGCAATGACGAGTCCGCAGCCGACGGAGACGAGATCCCGAACCTCATCGAGATTGATCCGCAACTGCGGCGGGCGGTTGAAGCGATTGAGGATGCATCGTCCGGCATTTCCGCCGCCCAACCTTCGGCGACTGCGGCATAG
- a CDS encoding DUF3311 domain-containing protein has product MKYLVFGLILLLVVLHQDVWNWDNDRLVLGFVPYTLAYHGCISIAASVVWFLAARFAWPDHLEDESPAADRSTASSESHGGAA; this is encoded by the coding sequence ATGAAGTATTTGGTTTTTGGTCTTATCCTGCTACTGGTGGTTTTGCACCAGGACGTTTGGAACTGGGATAACGATCGCTTGGTACTTGGCTTTGTCCCCTATACGCTTGCCTACCATGGCTGCATCTCAATCGCCGCGAGCGTTGTTTGGTTCCTCGCGGCTCGGTTCGCATGGCCCGACCATTTGGAAGACGAATCGCCAGCTGCGGACCGCAGCACCGCGTCGTCCGAGTCCCATGGAGGTGCAGCATGA
- a CDS encoding sodium:solute symporter family protein, giving the protein MIKVLIISIYLGLLLFLGVFSSRLFKGTSKDYLLASHSIGPFLLLMSLFGTTMTGFALVGSTGEAFAEGVGVYGMLASSSGIIHSLCFFVLGVKLWSWGKKYGYTTQADFFRDRLESDKIGLVLVPILVGLVVPYLLVGVISAGKAIQGATSGDFPGLTESGAIPPWLTELVICVVVLVYVFFGGMRGTAWANTFQTLVFMILGVVAFYLIATSLAEKSVSEGRAHTLVDGERVVRTDPPTGLWDSLHIVSQEIPKARRVRAEVQLEDQIESVEAPPQFRTRERLDPWMFFTYMLIPFSVGMFPHLFQHWLTAKNGNAFKLPVVAHPIFILIVWIPCVLIGVWATTGLINIPPPIASDPNKVLGFMVKNLSGDVLGGFLLAGILAAIMSSLDSQFLCIGTMFTKDIVVHYGGEDRFTDRQIILISRGFIIAVVAITYFLSLTDIAQTRVFQLGIWCFSGFSSLFPLALLAVYWRGLSKWGAYAGVLTAAGVWFWLFRASEFGAIDNWSVNFTLGDRTIHTMPVATMFLASTVATVVVSLVTPKPSDATLAKFFPEKS; this is encoded by the coding sequence ATGATCAAAGTTCTCATCATCAGCATCTACCTCGGGTTGCTGCTGTTTCTCGGCGTCTTCTCATCGCGGTTGTTTAAGGGAACCTCCAAAGACTATTTGCTAGCCAGTCATTCGATTGGCCCGTTCTTGCTCCTGATGAGCCTGTTCGGGACGACGATGACCGGTTTTGCGCTCGTTGGATCCACCGGCGAGGCATTCGCCGAAGGGGTCGGTGTTTACGGGATGCTGGCGTCTTCATCGGGCATCATCCACTCGCTCTGCTTTTTTGTTCTCGGAGTTAAACTCTGGTCGTGGGGAAAAAAGTATGGCTACACGACGCAAGCCGACTTTTTCCGGGATCGGCTCGAAAGTGACAAGATCGGCTTGGTCTTGGTGCCGATCCTGGTTGGATTGGTCGTTCCCTATCTGCTTGTCGGAGTCATCTCGGCTGGCAAGGCAATCCAAGGCGCCACGAGCGGTGACTTTCCAGGGCTCACGGAATCGGGCGCGATTCCGCCATGGTTGACCGAACTGGTCATTTGCGTGGTCGTCTTGGTCTACGTATTTTTCGGAGGAATGCGAGGAACGGCATGGGCGAACACCTTTCAAACGTTAGTGTTCATGATTCTGGGGGTCGTCGCGTTCTATCTGATCGCCACCAGCTTGGCGGAAAAATCGGTGTCCGAGGGCCGAGCGCACACCCTTGTCGATGGCGAGCGTGTGGTTCGAACCGATCCGCCTACGGGGTTGTGGGATTCGCTGCACATTGTCAGCCAAGAGATCCCCAAAGCTCGCCGCGTGCGAGCCGAAGTTCAATTGGAAGATCAAATCGAATCGGTCGAAGCACCTCCGCAGTTCCGTACTCGAGAACGGCTCGATCCATGGATGTTTTTTACTTACATGTTGATCCCGTTTTCCGTCGGCATGTTCCCGCATCTGTTCCAGCACTGGCTGACCGCAAAGAATGGCAATGCGTTCAAGCTACCGGTCGTGGCTCATCCGATCTTTATCCTGATCGTCTGGATTCCCTGCGTTTTGATTGGCGTTTGGGCCACCACTGGATTGATCAACATCCCGCCACCGATCGCGAGCGACCCGAACAAGGTCCTCGGCTTCATGGTCAAGAACCTGTCGGGTGATGTGCTCGGCGGTTTTCTGCTGGCAGGGATCTTGGCAGCAATCATGTCCAGCCTGGACAGTCAGTTCTTGTGTATCGGTACCATGTTTACCAAAGACATCGTCGTCCATTACGGTGGCGAAGATCGATTTACCGACCGCCAGATCATTTTGATCTCGCGTGGCTTCATCATCGCCGTCGTGGCCATCACCTATTTCCTCAGTTTGACGGATATCGCACAAACGCGAGTCTTCCAATTGGGGATTTGGTGCTTCAGTGGCTTCAGCAGTCTGTTTCCGCTGGCGCTGTTGGCCGTTTATTGGCGAGGGCTATCAAAATGGGGCGCTTACGCAGGGGTTTTAACCGCCGCCGGTGTTTGGTTTTGGCTGTTCCGAGCTTCGGAGTTTGGTGCGATTGACAACTGGTCGGTCAATTTCACGCTGGGTGACAGGACGATCCATACGATGCCGGTGGCGACCATGTTCTTGGCATCGACGGTTGCCACCGTCGTTGTTTCGCTGGTCACACCCAAGCCGAGTGATGCGACACTGGCGAAGTTTTTTCCTGAGAAGAGCTAA